A genome region from Bacillaceae bacterium IKA-2 includes the following:
- a CDS encoding tRNA threonylcarbamoyladenosine dehydratase — MLHQFSRNELAIGYDGLNILKNSTVAVLGIGGVGSFSAEALARSGVGRLVLVDKDDVDITNINRQVHALLSTVGQPKVDLMKARILDINPECEVIALKMFYTEETFEAFFEYGLDFVIDAADTISYKIHIMKECLNRKIPIISSMGVANKMDPTKLQIADISKTSYDPLAKVIRKKLRKEGIYKGINVVFSDEQPIKIREEIRKEIVSKAQEESSVRKAKMPPSSNAFVPSVSGLIMAGHVITLLLKDIEIQR, encoded by the coding sequence ATGTTGCATCAGTTTTCTAGAAATGAACTTGCTATTGGTTATGACGGGCTCAATATTTTAAAAAATAGTACTGTTGCAGTCCTTGGTATTGGGGGAGTAGGTTCCTTCTCCGCTGAGGCTTTAGCACGTTCTGGTGTCGGGCGACTTGTTTTAGTTGATAAGGATGACGTCGACATTACAAATATAAATCGACAGGTTCATGCTTTACTTTCGACAGTTGGTCAGCCGAAAGTAGATTTAATGAAAGCAAGAATTTTGGATATAAATCCTGAGTGTGAAGTAATTGCCTTAAAAATGTTTTATACAGAAGAAACATTTGAAGCTTTCTTTGAATATGGTCTGGATTTTGTTATTGACGCTGCAGATACGATTTCTTATAAAATTCATATAATGAAAGAATGCTTAAATCGGAAAATTCCGATAATTTCTAGTATGGGCGTTGCGAACAAAATGGATCCAACTAAACTCCAAATTGCTGATATTTCAAAAACAAGCTATGATCCGTTGGCCAAAGTTATTCGCAAAAAGCTTCGGAAAGAAGGAATCTATAAAGGGATAAATGTTGTTTTTTCTGATGAGCAACCAATAAAAATCCGCGAAGAAATTAGAAAAGAAATTGTTTCTAAGGCTCAAGAAGAATCCTCAGTGCGTAAAGCGAAAATGCCGCCATCTTCAAACGCTTTTGTTCCATCCGTATCTGGGTTGATCATGGCTGGCCATGTGATTACTCTTCTTTTGAAAGATATTGAAATACAGCGCTAA
- a CDS encoding (Fe-S)-binding protein: protein MKVSLFLTCLADVVYPASVGKSTVEILERFGCEVDFPKKQTCCGQPAYNSGYHQETKEVAKHMINVFKDAEYVVSPSGSCTVMLHEYVHLFKDDPEWKQKAEELKNKSYELTQFLVDVLKITDVGAEFNAKVTYHTSCHMTRLLGVVAAPITLLKNVKGLKFTELPNKEQCCGFGGTFSVKMVPISEQMVDEKVQHIGEIDADVLIGADLGCLMNIGGRINRLGKPIKVMHIAEVLNSRYGGEVDGN, encoded by the coding sequence ATGAAAGTTTCTTTATTTTTAACTTGTTTAGCAGATGTCGTCTATCCGGCGTCTGTTGGAAAAAGCACAGTTGAAATCCTTGAACGCTTTGGCTGTGAAGTTGATTTTCCGAAAAAACAAACATGCTGTGGACAGCCTGCATACAATAGTGGCTACCATCAGGAAACAAAAGAAGTTGCTAAACATATGATTAATGTATTTAAAGATGCTGAGTATGTCGTTTCACCATCGGGTTCATGTACAGTTATGTTACACGAGTATGTTCATTTATTTAAAGATGACCCAGAATGGAAACAAAAAGCTGAGGAGCTTAAAAACAAATCGTATGAATTAACACAATTTTTAGTTGATGTTCTGAAAATTACCGATGTAGGTGCAGAGTTTAATGCGAAAGTAACATATCATACGTCTTGTCATATGACACGGCTTTTGGGAGTTGTAGCAGCACCAATCACGTTACTTAAAAATGTTAAGGGTTTAAAGTTTACAGAACTTCCAAATAAAGAACAATGCTGTGGTTTTGGTGGAACTTTCTCTGTAAAAATGGTGCCGATATCAGAACAAATGGTAGATGAAAAAGTACAACATATTGGAGAAATTGATGCTGATGTTTTAATCGGTGCTGATTTAGGTTGTTTAATGAATATTGGTGGAAGGATCAATCGTCTAGGAAAGCCAATTAAAGTAATGCATATTGCTGAAGTTTTAAATAGTCGATATGGTGGTGAAGTAGATGGGAATTAA
- the aspS gene encoding aspartate--tRNA ligase, whose protein sequence is MIGRTHNCSEVLEGTVGQKVRLKGWVQTRRDLGQVIFIDLRDRSGIVQIVFQPEVSEEALAIADKVRSEYVLDIEGTVVLRDKETVNPKMATGTVEVMVENIVVLNKAKTLPFQIEDDTNVSEDIRLKYRYLDLRRPEMQQIFQLRHKTTKLIRDFLDENTFIEIETPMLTKSTPEGARDYLVPSRVHHGDFYALPQSPQIFKQLLMVSGFERYYQIVRCFRDEDLRADRQPEFTQVDIETSFMDTEDLLVMMEAMMEKIMNEVKGVKVITPFQRLTYDEAMNRYGSDKPDTRFDMELVELSDIVCKSGLKVFTNALENGGIVKGLNVKGAATKLSRKEIDDLAKFVAIYGAKGLAWLKVDEEGLKGPIAKFFTETEIAAMKIAFNAEVGDLLFFGADKKKVVFDSLGALRIKFGKELGLIDQSKYNFLWVTEFPLLSYDEAENRYTAEHHPFTRPIKEDLELLTTAPEKVRAEAYDLVLNGYELGGGSQRIFERELQEKMFKALGFTEEEARNQFGFLMDAFEYGTPPHGGVALGLDRLIMILAGKTNLRDTIAFPKTASASCLLTNAPSGVSEAQLTELNLSVIPKLEEKVQA, encoded by the coding sequence ATGATAGGAAGAACGCATAATTGTAGTGAGGTTCTAGAAGGTACGGTTGGACAAAAAGTTCGCTTAAAAGGATGGGTTCAAACTCGTCGAGATTTAGGACAAGTTATTTTTATAGATTTACGTGACCGTTCAGGTATTGTTCAAATTGTATTTCAACCGGAAGTGTCAGAAGAAGCACTTGCTATTGCAGATAAAGTACGCAGTGAGTACGTATTAGATATTGAGGGAACGGTTGTTCTACGCGATAAAGAAACAGTTAATCCAAAAATGGCCACAGGAACAGTTGAAGTAATGGTAGAAAATATTGTTGTTTTGAACAAGGCAAAAACTTTACCATTCCAAATTGAAGATGATACGAATGTTTCCGAAGACATTCGTTTAAAGTACCGTTATCTAGATTTACGCCGACCAGAAATGCAACAAATATTTCAGCTTAGACATAAGACGACAAAACTTATTCGAGATTTCCTAGATGAAAATACATTTATAGAAATTGAAACACCGATGTTAACGAAAAGTACACCTGAAGGGGCACGTGATTATTTAGTACCAAGCCGTGTGCATCATGGAGATTTTTATGCGTTACCGCAATCGCCACAAATATTTAAGCAATTATTGATGGTTTCGGGATTTGAACGATACTATCAAATTGTACGCTGCTTTCGTGATGAAGATTTACGAGCCGATCGACAACCAGAATTTACACAAGTTGATATTGAGACATCATTTATGGATACAGAGGACTTACTAGTGATGATGGAAGCAATGATGGAAAAAATTATGAATGAAGTAAAAGGAGTAAAGGTTATAACTCCGTTCCAACGATTAACTTATGATGAAGCGATGAATCGTTATGGCTCAGATAAGCCGGATACTCGCTTTGACATGGAGCTAGTAGAACTTTCGGATATTGTTTGTAAAAGTGGCTTAAAGGTATTCACAAATGCGCTTGAAAATGGCGGAATTGTCAAAGGTTTAAATGTAAAAGGTGCAGCGACAAAACTTTCACGTAAAGAAATTGATGATTTAGCTAAATTTGTTGCTATCTATGGTGCAAAAGGCCTTGCGTGGTTAAAGGTTGATGAAGAGGGCCTAAAAGGACCGATTGCAAAGTTTTTCACGGAAACAGAAATAGCTGCGATGAAAATAGCGTTCAATGCTGAAGTTGGGGATTTGTTATTCTTTGGTGCTGATAAGAAAAAAGTTGTTTTTGATAGCCTCGGAGCACTTCGAATTAAGTTTGGTAAAGAATTAGGATTAATCGATCAAAGCAAGTATAATTTTTTATGGGTAACAGAATTCCCACTGCTATCTTACGATGAGGCTGAAAACCGTTATACGGCTGAGCACCATCCGTTTACAAGACCTATCAAAGAAGATCTAGAACTGCTGACAACAGCGCCAGAGAAAGTAAGAGCCGAAGCATATGACTTAGTGTTGAATGGTTACGAGCTTGGTGGAGGATCACAACGTATTTTTGAGCGTGAACTTCAAGAAAAAATGTTTAAAGCATTAGGGTTTACAGAAGAAGAGGCGCGGAATCAGTTTGGTTTCTTAATGGATGCATTTGAATACGGAACCCCACCACACGGGGGAGTTGCATTAGGCTTAGATCGCTTAATAATGATTTTAGCTGGAAAAACAAATTTACGTGATACAATTGCTTTCCCGAAAACAGCAAGTGCGAGTTGTCTGTTAACAAATGCTCCAAGTGGAGTTAGCGAGGCACAATTAACAGAATTAAATCTTTCAGTTATTCCTAAATTAGAAGAGAAAGTTCAAGCTTAA
- a CDS encoding LutB/LldF family L-lactate oxidation iron-sulfur protein: MGIKIGDDKFNTRVDKAINDDFMRKAVVGAQERMQGRRLDSITALGNWEDWRNLAEEIRQHTLENLDFYLEQLTENVVKNGGNVFFAETAEEANDYIKGVVLNKNAKKIIKSKSMVTEEIGMNQALESMGCEVIESDLGEWILQLDDHDPPSHIVVPALHKNREQIRETFAEKRGYKGTSDPKEMALFARRELRKDFLEAEVGITGCNFAVAESGSISLVTNEGNARLATTIPKTQITVMGMERVVPTWEELDILVSMLARSAVGQKLTSYVTGLTGTKEEGDVDGPEEFHLVIIDNGRSKILGTQFESVLQCIRCAACINVCPVYRHVGGHSYGSIYPGPIGAVLTPLLAGYDDYKELPYASTLCGACTDVCPVKIPLHNLLIEHRRIIVEEVGKAPFAEKLAMKGFAFAASTSSIYNIGTKTAPSVMGPYSKNGFISNGPGPIKLWTDIRELPELSKGKDKFRTWFEDRDKGGN, translated from the coding sequence ATGGGAATTAAAATAGGAGATGACAAATTTAATACTCGAGTAGATAAAGCGATTAATGATGACTTTATGCGTAAAGCTGTTGTGGGTGCGCAAGAGCGGATGCAAGGTCGTCGTTTGGATTCTATCACTGCGCTCGGGAATTGGGAAGATTGGAGAAATCTTGCAGAAGAAATTCGTCAGCATACGTTAGAAAACTTAGACTTTTATTTAGAACAATTGACGGAAAATGTTGTAAAAAATGGTGGCAACGTTTTTTTTGCTGAAACGGCTGAAGAAGCAAATGACTATATAAAAGGCGTTGTACTGAACAAAAATGCCAAAAAGATCATTAAATCTAAATCAATGGTCACTGAAGAAATTGGGATGAATCAGGCTTTAGAATCAATGGGCTGTGAAGTAATTGAAAGCGATCTTGGTGAATGGATTTTACAATTAGATGACCATGATCCGCCTTCACATATTGTTGTACCGGCACTTCATAAAAATAGAGAACAAATTCGTGAAACATTTGCCGAAAAAAGAGGTTACAAGGGAACTAGCGACCCAAAAGAGATGGCATTATTTGCACGAAGAGAGTTACGAAAAGATTTTTTAGAAGCTGAAGTTGGAATTACAGGTTGTAACTTTGCAGTTGCCGAATCCGGGTCTATTTCTCTTGTCACGAACGAAGGAAACGCAAGGTTAGCGACAACAATTCCAAAAACCCAAATAACCGTAATGGGTATGGAAAGAGTTGTACCTACTTGGGAAGAGCTAGATATTCTGGTTAGTATGCTTGCCCGCAGTGCCGTTGGTCAAAAATTAACAAGCTATGTCACTGGTTTAACAGGTACAAAAGAAGAAGGTGACGTTGACGGCCCAGAAGAATTCCACCTTGTCATTATTGATAATGGCAGATCCAAAATTTTAGGAACACAATTTGAATCAGTGCTTCAGTGTATTCGTTGTGCGGCATGTATCAATGTATGTCCAGTATACCGCCACGTGGGTGGTCATTCTTATGGCTCAATTTATCCAGGTCCAATTGGTGCGGTATTAACTCCATTATTAGCTGGTTATGATGATTATAAGGAGCTGCCATATGCCTCTACCCTATGTGGAGCATGTACTGATGTATGTCCGGTGAAAATCCCATTACACAATCTTTTAATTGAGCATCGTCGCATAATAGTAGAAGAAGTTGGAAAAGCACCATTTGCTGAAAAACTAGCAATGAAAGGCTTTGCGTTTGCGGCGTCTACCTCAAGTATTTATAACATTGGAACGAAAACAGCTCCTTCTGTAATGGGGCCTTATTCGAAAAATGGGTTTATTTCAAATGGTCCAGGTCCAATTAAGTTATGGACAGATATCCGTGAGCTTCCTGAACTAAGTAAAGGTAAAGATAAGTTCAGAACATGGTTTGAAGATCGTGACAAGGGGGGAAACTAA
- a CDS encoding L-lactate permease — translation MGNGLLAIIALVPILSVMLFLVILRWPASRAMPLSFAITVVVALFVWNVPVNQVMAASVRGIVTALDILFIVFGAILLLNTLKEGGALHTIRQGFTDISPDRRVQAIIIAWLFGAFIEGASGFGTPAAIAAPLLVAIGFPAMGAVLVALIIQSTPVTFGAIGTPIVVGVNSALSSIESIKDVPAVLQQITGQVSILHMAVGIFIPLVMVAMLTKHYGKNKTYTEGLAIWKFAIFAGLAFTVPYMIIANLLGPEFPSLFGGLIGLAIVVPAAKRGFLIPKHTWQFEKEENWDPSWSGKLKVDKSDFVGSKVSMVAAWVPYIIVGVLLVLTRLNNLPIKGWLTSDAVKINLGTPFDAGIGVASTPLYLPGTILVVASLVCILLYGMKGSSYGKAVKDSFATVVTAAAALLFAVPMVQVFINSGVGTNEFGTMPFQLAVGASELFGAEWPIISPIIGALGAFVAGSNTISNMMFAGFQYETAGLIGVSASATIVVALQAIGGAAGNMICVHNVVAASAAAGVVGQEGTMIRKTLVPMTFYVLFAGSIGYVWIYGFGLNIGTILLIGIIAGIIYAITVGIKKNKEMDEEQKNAA, via the coding sequence TTGGGTAATGGTTTATTAGCAATCATCGCATTAGTACCAATTTTGTCAGTAATGTTATTCTTGGTCATCCTACGTTGGCCAGCAAGTCGCGCTATGCCACTATCTTTTGCAATTACGGTGGTAGTTGCATTATTCGTTTGGAACGTTCCGGTGAACCAAGTGATGGCAGCATCAGTTAGAGGTATCGTAACAGCGCTAGACATTTTGTTTATTGTATTTGGAGCAATCTTATTACTTAACACATTAAAAGAAGGTGGCGCATTACACACAATCCGCCAAGGGTTCACAGATATTTCTCCTGACCGTCGTGTTCAAGCAATTATTATTGCATGGTTGTTTGGAGCATTCATAGAAGGAGCATCAGGATTTGGTACACCAGCAGCAATTGCTGCTCCACTTTTAGTAGCGATTGGGTTCCCAGCAATGGGTGCAGTATTAGTAGCGTTAATTATTCAATCAACACCAGTTACATTTGGTGCAATTGGTACACCAATTGTCGTAGGTGTAAATAGTGCTTTAAGTTCAATTGAGTCAATTAAAGATGTACCTGCTGTATTGCAGCAAATAACTGGTCAAGTATCAATTTTACACATGGCAGTTGGTATCTTTATTCCACTAGTCATGGTAGCGATGCTAACCAAACACTATGGTAAAAATAAAACTTATACAGAAGGTTTAGCAATTTGGAAGTTTGCTATTTTTGCAGGACTTGCATTTACAGTTCCTTACATGATTATTGCAAATTTATTGGGACCTGAATTTCCATCTTTATTCGGTGGCTTAATTGGTTTAGCGATTGTTGTTCCAGCTGCAAAGCGTGGCTTCTTAATTCCAAAGCATACATGGCAGTTTGAAAAAGAAGAAAACTGGGATCCGAGTTGGTCTGGAAAGTTAAAAGTAGATAAGAGTGATTTTGTAGGTAGTAAAGTTTCTATGGTAGCGGCTTGGGTACCTTACATTATTGTTGGGGTACTATTAGTACTAACTCGTCTAAATAATTTACCAATTAAAGGTTGGCTAACTTCAGATGCTGTTAAGATTAATTTAGGCACACCTTTTGATGCTGGAATTGGAGTAGCATCAACACCGTTATATTTACCAGGTACAATCTTGGTAGTTGCGTCGTTAGTGTGTATCCTTTTATACGGTATGAAAGGAAGCTCATATGGTAAAGCGGTTAAAGACTCGTTTGCAACAGTAGTCACTGCAGCGGCGGCATTACTTTTCGCTGTACCAATGGTTCAAGTATTTATTAACTCAGGAGTAGGAACAAATGAATTTGGTACAATGCCATTCCAACTAGCTGTTGGAGCTTCTGAATTATTCGGTGCTGAGTGGCCAATCATCTCACCAATTATCGGAGCACTAGGAGCATTCGTGGCAGGAAGTAATACCATTTCAAACATGATGTTTGCTGGTTTCCAATATGAAACTGCAGGACTTATCGGTGTCAGCGCTAGCGCAACAATAGTAGTTGCACTGCAAGCAATTGGTGGAGCTGCCGGTAATATGATTTGTGTTCACAACGTCGTTGCCGCATCTGCTGCAGCTGGTGTTGTTGGTCAAGAAGGTACAATGATCCGAAAAACCTTAGTTCCAATGACTTTCTATGTGCTATTTGCAGGTTCGATTGGTTATGTTTGGATCTATGGCTTTGGTTTAAACATCGGTACAATTCTCCTTATAGGAATTATTGCTGGTATTATTTATGCAATTACTGTTGGTATTAAGAAAAACAAAGAAATGGACGAAGAACAAAAGAATGCAGCTTAG